A single window of Magnetococcales bacterium DNA harbors:
- a CDS encoding MinD/ParA family protein has translation MTMIDDLDNQVATLKELARQAELKRLAAERGNSGSWDASSAEGRNITQRKVPYTMAVTSGKGGVGKTLVSVNLAVNFARRGLKVLVIDADLGLANIDVVLGLSPTHTIQDVLEGHLTLDQVAIKGPYGITILPAASGVADLSELSDVQRMALTDHIDNWNADFDVVLVDTGAGISPNVRYFILAVEKIMVVATPDPASVTDAYALMKVMYMNHRIARFDLLVNQVSSEKEALDVFRTLHRVADKFLNITLDYQGFIPADAQLKQAVRQQLVVSEAFPEAPASIAFDILTSNLVESWHKSREDQGRMTFFWRRLLKEEEGSAPTSEETE, from the coding sequence ATGACCATGATCGACGATCTGGACAACCAGGTAGCCACCCTGAAAGAGCTGGCCCGACAGGCCGAGCTGAAGCGCCTGGCTGCCGAACGCGGCAATTCGGGAAGCTGGGATGCTTCCTCCGCGGAAGGACGCAACATTACGCAACGCAAGGTTCCCTATACCATGGCGGTCACCTCCGGCAAGGGAGGGGTGGGCAAAACCCTGGTTTCGGTCAATCTGGCGGTGAATTTCGCCCGGCGCGGCCTCAAGGTTCTGGTGATCGACGCCGATCTGGGGCTGGCCAACATCGACGTGGTCCTGGGCCTCTCGCCCACCCACACCATCCAGGATGTTCTGGAAGGGCATCTGACCCTGGATCAGGTCGCCATCAAGGGGCCCTACGGCATCACCATCCTGCCCGCCGCATCGGGTGTCGCCGATCTTTCCGAGTTGAGCGACGTGCAGCGCATGGCCCTGACCGATCACATCGACAACTGGAACGCCGATTTCGATGTGGTGCTGGTGGATACGGGCGCGGGCATCTCCCCCAACGTGCGCTATTTCATCCTGGCAGTGGAAAAGATCATGGTGGTGGCCACTCCCGATCCGGCCAGCGTCACCGATGCCTACGCCCTGATGAAGGTGATGTACATGAATCACCGCATCGCCCGCTTCGATCTGCTGGTCAATCAGGTGTCGTCGGAAAAAGAGGCCCTGGATGTCTTTCGCACCCTGCACCGGGTGGCGGACAAGTTTCTCAACATCACTCTGGACTACCAGGGCTTCATTCCCGCCGATGCCCAGTTGAAGCAGGCGGTGCGGCAGCAACTGGTGGTTTCCGAAGCCTTCCCGGAGGCCCCGGCCAGCATCGCCTTCGACATCCTCACCTCCAATCTGGTGGAGTCCTGGCACAAGAGTCGCGAGGATCAGGGCCGCATGACCTTCTTCTGGCGCCGTTTGCTGAAAGAGGAAGAGGGCAGCGCACCCACCTCCGAAGAGACGGAATAG
- a CDS encoding FliA/WhiG family RNA polymerase sigma factor, with amino-acid sequence MQRAPARVEPSQADNWSGANRDEIILKYAPLVKFVANRIAMRLPPGVDQDDLIQVGILGLIDAVAKFEPERGIKFQTYAEFRIRGAILDELRALDWVPRTVRHAATQLEEAYQDLEGKQGSPVDDEVVATHMGLSLQEYYDQLESVRSLSIISFEDLRPAVDNEEWDALEMLEDPSVEDPLEAMGLEQMRQALGAAIGSLPEKERLVVTLYYFEELTMSEIGHVLGLTESRISQLHSKATLRIRARMKKYFGRKE; translated from the coding sequence ATGCAACGGGCACCGGCACGGGTCGAACCCTCTCAAGCGGATAACTGGAGCGGCGCCAATCGGGATGAGATCATCCTGAAATACGCCCCGTTGGTGAAGTTCGTGGCCAATCGCATCGCCATGCGCTTGCCCCCCGGAGTCGATCAGGACGATCTGATTCAGGTGGGTATCCTGGGGCTGATCGACGCCGTGGCCAAATTCGAGCCGGAACGGGGCATCAAGTTTCAGACCTACGCCGAATTTCGTATTCGCGGGGCCATTCTGGATGAACTGCGAGCCCTGGACTGGGTGCCCCGGACGGTGCGTCATGCCGCCACCCAGTTGGAGGAGGCCTATCAGGATCTGGAGGGGAAACAGGGTTCCCCGGTGGACGACGAAGTGGTTGCCACCCACATGGGGCTCTCCTTGCAGGAATATTACGACCAGTTGGAGTCGGTGCGCAGTCTGAGCATCATCTCCTTCGAGGATCTGCGACCCGCCGTGGACAACGAGGAGTGGGACGCCCTGGAAATGCTGGAAGATCCCTCCGTCGAGGATCCTCTGGAGGCCATGGGGCTGGAGCAGATGCGTCAGGCCCTCGGAGCCGCCATTGGTTCCCTGCCGGAAAAAGAGCGCCTGGTGGTCACCCTCTACTATTTCGAGGAGTTGACCATGAGTGAAATTGGCCATGTCCTGGGTCTCACCGAGTCCCGGATCTCCCAGCTCCATTCCAAAGCCACGCTGCGTATTCGGGCGCGCATGAAAAAGTATTTTGGTCGTAAAGAGTAG
- a CDS encoding EscU/YscU/HrcU family type III secretion system export apparatus switch protein, with the protein MDDPQEKRAPVMRKAVALRYDRFRDQAPRVTATGRGRIAETILNRAREAGVPLMEDPDLVSLLGKVALGETIPTELYKAVAEVLAYVYRVNKGFRSEEMKPG; encoded by the coding sequence ATGGACGATCCCCAGGAGAAACGGGCCCCGGTGATGCGCAAGGCGGTGGCGTTGCGTTACGACCGCTTTCGGGATCAGGCCCCGCGAGTGACCGCCACAGGGCGGGGGCGCATCGCCGAAACCATCCTCAACCGCGCCCGTGAAGCCGGGGTGCCGCTGATGGAGGATCCCGATCTGGTCTCCCTGCTCGGCAAGGTCGCCTTGGGCGAGACCATTCCCACCGAACTTTACAAGGCCGTGGCCGAGGTTCTGGCCTATGTCTACCGCGTCAACAAGGGCTTCCGCTCCGAAGAGATGAAGCCGGGTTGA
- a CDS encoding flagellar hook-length control protein FliK produces MIVSGVYAPIGEMALELPARELTLTVGDFLDGRVSRMQADGKGTLQLPNGNTFSFSGGAGLQAGEQVRLQVVRLQPEVGLRIVNSESRVAQAVGQSVEQGLAQAPELLARLSLLAGLSGKSGEGSVLLPGQANKAPLLLNLANLLGGGPLPEGALVTDKGESLATVLRQNLPHLSVSGLLKGDVTELVKLLDGGSREDVSRAVRSLRQAAQSLQWVQEVADGNRESAESVRNLGEGGRQLEVVRGALQRLADLVATQEVLPRATQAGPEGTMLLGYRVFWVGEEGLGESIWRQESGRKGESGQEEKVTSVLLSLNMTRLGMIQARLSLGQNRLLVALGAEEESSLSALRGRIGELRNTIQQAGLPLSALDVSMLDRTALQAQRRDFLGLGAGYSAKG; encoded by the coding sequence ATGATCGTATCCGGCGTCTACGCCCCCATTGGTGAGATGGCTCTTGAGCTGCCGGCTCGGGAGCTGACGCTCACCGTGGGCGACTTTCTGGATGGCCGGGTCAGCCGCATGCAGGCGGATGGCAAGGGCACCCTGCAACTTCCCAACGGCAATACCTTCTCCTTTAGCGGCGGCGCGGGACTTCAGGCGGGCGAGCAGGTGCGCCTGCAGGTGGTGCGTCTGCAGCCGGAGGTCGGGTTGCGTATCGTCAACAGTGAATCCCGTGTGGCTCAGGCGGTGGGGCAGTCGGTGGAGCAGGGCCTGGCCCAGGCGCCCGAATTGTTGGCGCGCCTTTCCCTTCTGGCGGGTCTCTCCGGCAAGTCGGGGGAAGGCAGCGTTCTCCTGCCGGGCCAGGCCAACAAGGCCCCGCTGCTGCTCAATCTGGCCAATCTGCTGGGTGGGGGTCCACTTCCCGAGGGGGCGCTGGTGACGGACAAGGGGGAGAGTCTGGCGACGGTGTTGCGCCAGAACCTGCCGCATCTCTCCGTTTCCGGACTCCTGAAGGGTGACGTGACGGAACTGGTGAAGCTGCTGGACGGGGGCAGTCGGGAGGATGTGTCACGGGCGGTGCGCTCCCTGCGTCAGGCGGCCCAGTCGCTGCAATGGGTGCAGGAGGTGGCGGACGGCAATCGCGAAAGCGCCGAGTCGGTTCGCAATCTGGGGGAAGGGGGGCGGCAACTGGAGGTGGTGCGCGGTGCTTTGCAGCGTCTGGCCGATCTGGTGGCCACTCAGGAGGTGTTGCCTCGGGCCACCCAGGCAGGTCCGGAAGGAACCATGCTGTTGGGCTACCGGGTCTTCTGGGTCGGCGAAGAGGGGCTGGGGGAGTCGATCTGGCGGCAGGAATCCGGTCGGAAAGGGGAAAGTGGGCAGGAGGAGAAGGTGACTTCGGTGTTGCTCTCCCTGAACATGACCCGGCTGGGCATGATCCAGGCCCGGCTTTCCTTGGGGCAGAACCGGCTGCTGGTGGCTCTGGGCGCGGAGGAGGAGTCGAGCCTTTCGGCCTTGCGGGGCCGGATCGGCGAGTTGCGCAACACCATCCAACAGGCGGGCCTGCCCCTTTCGGCCCTGGATGTGAGCATGCTCGACCGCACCGCCTTGCAGGCCCAGCGGCGGGACTTCCTGGGCCTGGGCGCCGGATATTCGGCCAAGGGGTGA